From Fibrobacter sp. UWR2, the proteins below share one genomic window:
- a CDS encoding DUF3793 family protein, whose product MDYKLVRQCAPTLAARKIGSLFCVENCMPMHEPLCALLARWNRELNPSGIFVRVVAERCGRSFVYVYRRNLLKRLCEASDIRHFLEQYDYRHFDEDKLIANLTYRISKCHCFPHEIGLFLGYPLEDVKGFIANGGQNCKSCGYWKVYGDVETAEKRFECFRKCFTVMSNLFERGYSLPMLAVG is encoded by the coding sequence ATGGATTACAAACTGGTTCGCCAATGCGCCCCGACGCTTGCCGCCCGCAAAATCGGTAGCCTCTTTTGCGTCGAAAACTGCATGCCGATGCATGAGCCGCTATGCGCTTTACTTGCCCGCTGGAACCGTGAACTGAATCCGTCGGGCATATTCGTGCGCGTCGTTGCCGAGCGATGCGGGCGAAGCTTCGTGTACGTTTACCGCCGCAACCTCCTGAAGCGTCTGTGCGAAGCCAGCGATATTCGGCACTTTCTCGAACAATACGACTACAGGCATTTTGACGAAGACAAACTCATTGCAAACCTGACATACCGTATTAGCAAGTGCCACTGCTTTCCGCACGAAATCGGGCTTTTCTTGGGCTACCCGCTCGAAGATGTCAAGGGGTTCATCGCCAATGGCGGTCAAAACTGCAAAAGTTGCGGTTACTGGAAGGTGTATGGCGACGTAGAAACGGCGGAAAAGCGCTTTGAATGCTTCAGGAAATGTTTTACGGTCATGAGCAACCTCTTTGAACGCGGCTACTCGCTCCCGATGCTCGCCGTCGGGTAA
- a CDS encoding flavodoxin has protein sequence MEKIAVIYWSGTGNTELMAKYVAEGAKAAGAEADVFSVSDFSQNQLSEYTRYALGCPAMGAEELEDSEFQPFYEAVKPSLNGKKVALFGSYGWGGGEWMNPWKADAEAAGLVLVAEPLAIENAPDDAGKAACQDLGKALATA, from the coding sequence ATGGAAAAAATCGCAGTCATTTACTGGAGCGGAACCGGCAACACCGAACTGATGGCAAAGTACGTCGCCGAAGGTGCCAAAGCAGCAGGTGCCGAAGCCGACGTGTTCAGCGTTTCGGATTTTTCTCAGAATCAGCTGAGCGAATACACCCGCTATGCGCTTGGTTGCCCCGCCATGGGCGCAGAAGAACTTGAAGATTCCGAATTCCAGCCCTTCTACGAAGCCGTCAAGCCTTCGCTCAACGGCAAGAAGGTCGCCCTGTTCGGCTCTTACGGCTGGGGTGGCGGCGAATGGATGAACCCGTGGAAGGCCGACGCCGAAGCCGCCGGTCTCGTGCTTGTAGCCGAACCGCTCGCCATTGAGAACGCCCCCGATGACGCCGGCAAGGCCGCCTGCCAGGATCTCGGCAAGGCACTCGCCACCGCCTAA
- the feoB gene encoding ferrous iron transport protein B produces the protein MSEIKTIALLGQPNSGKSTLFNNLTGLHQRVGNWPGKTVEQAEGEFVYDGTIYKVIDLPGSYGLSANSEEEVVTRDYIQSGKADLVCILVDASQLERSLYMLADFVGIRMPVMLVLNMMDVAEAAGKKIDVAAIEKRLGVPVLGFSAAETERYPDFFKKMVSAIKTPVCLDSGSLREELVDEKKNGEDVISRIEATLGDFEYGVCEKVWIAEKLLEKDKLICAVVRESLPFARKNAIDAILDSEEGRDGGILTGEAKYRWVSKIVRESATPKSIEKVFSKWDRIATHHIKGKFFAFGIMVVSLIACMILAFPGMGIGFGIQPVLQSLVERVSNALGVWPVVISFINLVLVGGTCITICMTSFIFSIIFVFRILEEIGYMARFSYAFDNWLSRLGLQGKAIMPLFSGIGCTAGAVCGTRVLDTRGQRLLALVLLWAIPCGSKVAVVLFLASTFFGSAAPLFGIGYVALIFASFYLSSRLFGKKLVPQNERVGMIMELPPYHKPHWKMIAAMVGRSTWGIFKKALKMILMVAALFWALSYAGDGNVENTLLYKIGNAIEPVTMFFGMRWELFVSYLGGMFSKEASLGIMSTLFNHTGEAFSLVTRVAASENLGEVLASTITKPEALAFLFASMFNVPCVLAMGTTYREAGSFKWLATIMGYYLALSLGLAFVGYHIGLLIF, from the coding sequence GGGCAACTGGCCCGGCAAAACGGTAGAGCAGGCCGAAGGTGAATTTGTTTATGACGGCACAATATATAAAGTAATTGACCTTCCGGGCAGTTACGGGCTTTCGGCGAACTCCGAAGAAGAAGTCGTCACGCGCGACTATATTCAGAGCGGTAAGGCCGACCTCGTCTGTATTCTGGTGGATGCATCACAGTTGGAACGCAGCCTTTACATGCTGGCTGATTTTGTGGGCATTCGCATGCCTGTGATGCTGGTGCTCAACATGATGGATGTGGCCGAAGCGGCGGGCAAGAAGATTGATGTGGCTGCGATTGAAAAGCGTCTCGGCGTTCCGGTGCTTGGCTTCAGTGCGGCCGAAACAGAACGTTATCCAGATTTTTTCAAGAAGATGGTTTCGGCCATCAAGACGCCTGTTTGCCTTGATAGCGGGAGCCTGCGCGAAGAACTCGTTGACGAAAAAAAGAATGGGGAAGATGTCATCAGCCGTATCGAGGCTACCCTCGGCGATTTTGAATACGGCGTTTGTGAAAAAGTTTGGATTGCGGAAAAACTCCTTGAAAAAGACAAACTCATTTGCGCTGTCGTGCGCGAGTCGCTTCCGTTTGCCCGCAAAAATGCGATTGATGCAATCCTTGATAGCGAAGAAGGGCGCGACGGCGGTATTCTTACTGGTGAAGCCAAGTATCGCTGGGTTTCGAAGATCGTGCGTGAATCGGCGACGCCCAAGTCCATCGAGAAGGTCTTCAGCAAGTGGGACCGCATCGCCACGCACCATATCAAGGGCAAGTTCTTTGCGTTCGGCATCATGGTTGTATCGCTGATTGCATGTATGATTCTCGCGTTTCCGGGCATGGGAATCGGTTTTGGAATACAGCCTGTATTGCAGTCGCTTGTGGAACGCGTTAGCAACGCGCTTGGCGTCTGGCCTGTGGTGATTTCGTTCATCAATCTGGTGCTCGTCGGTGGAACTTGCATCACGATTTGTATGACGAGTTTCATTTTCTCCATCATTTTCGTTTTCCGCATCCTCGAAGAAATCGGCTACATGGCGCGTTTCTCGTATGCGTTCGACAACTGGCTTTCGCGCCTGGGCTTACAGGGCAAGGCGATTATGCCGCTGTTTTCCGGAATTGGCTGCACGGCGGGTGCAGTTTGCGGTACGCGCGTGCTTGATACCCGCGGACAACGCCTGCTTGCGCTCGTTCTATTGTGGGCCATCCCGTGCGGGAGCAAGGTGGCCGTCGTGCTGTTCCTGGCGTCGACTTTCTTCGGGTCGGCCGCACCGCTGTTTGGCATCGGCTACGTGGCGTTGATTTTTGCCAGCTTCTACCTGTCTTCGCGCCTGTTCGGCAAAAAGCTTGTCCCGCAGAATGAACGCGTGGGCATGATTATGGAATTGCCACCGTATCACAAACCGCACTGGAAGATGATTGCTGCGATGGTCGGGCGCAGCACCTGGGGCATTTTCAAGAAGGCCTTGAAGATGATCCTGATGGTGGCGGCCCTTTTCTGGGCACTCTCTTACGCAGGCGACGGGAATGTGGAAAATACGCTCCTGTACAAGATTGGCAATGCGATTGAGCCCGTGACGATGTTCTTCGGAATGCGCTGGGAACTGTTCGTCTCTTATTTGGGCGGCATGTTCAGCAAGGAAGCATCGCTCGGTATCATGAGTACGCTTTTCAACCACACCGGCGAGGCGTTCTCTCTTGTGACCCGCGTGGCTGCAAGCGAAAACTTGGGCGAGGTGCTTGCAAGTACCATCACCAAGCCTGAAGCGCTTGCGTTCTTGTTTGCGTCGATGTTCAACGTTCCCTGCGTGTTGGCGATGGGCACCACCTACCGTGAGGCCGGTTCGTTCAAGTGGCTTGCGACCATCATGGGCTACTACTTGGCACTTTCGCTCGGGCTCGCCTTTGTCGGCTACCACATCGGATTGCTGATTTTCTAA
- a CDS encoding ABC transporter ATP-binding protein — translation MYKWVQNTFALSEEGSRTFVRGVLWTFLHFVSLMFPMMMLFYFLMEQMGVGEFAGKTPHGTLFYVGIAAVLFIVMLVIYRFSYSATYSSVYDESMRRRVSIAEKLRKLPLSFFGKKNLSDLTSTIMDDCNALEMIFSHAVPELFAAIGSVTIIGIMLFCYNWKMSIALFWVVPAAALLIALSKKIQDRWFENSYNARRMIMEDIQEGLENVQEIRSYSGEAAYLNHFDKDCINYEKSQMDSDIKVGMFLNSAQGILKMGLATVLITGARLWTKGEIDVFTYLVFIVCAATVYNPVYLVFNNLAELFFVNVRLRRFREMDQMKPQDGVTIFTPQNYDIEFKDVDFNYNENKQVLKKVSFTAKQGEITALVGPSGSGKTTAAKLAARFWDIQGGTITLGGQDISKIDPETLLMNFSIVFQDVVLFNTSIKDNIRIGKRSASDEEILKVAKLAGCDDFVQKMPQGYDTVIGENGETLSGGERQRISIARALLKDAPIILLDEATASLDVENESKIQRGISQLVKGKTVIIIAHRMRTIANADKVVVLQDGHIAETGSPAELKAKGGLFSKMLELQEVNRNV, via the coding sequence ATGTATAAGTGGGTTCAGAATACTTTTGCTCTTTCGGAAGAAGGTTCGCGCACGTTTGTCCGTGGCGTACTGTGGACATTCCTGCACTTTGTTTCGCTCATGTTCCCGATGATGATGCTCTTTTACTTTTTGATGGAGCAGATGGGCGTCGGTGAATTTGCAGGCAAGACTCCGCACGGAACCTTGTTCTATGTGGGAATTGCTGCAGTCCTGTTTATCGTGATGCTTGTCATTTACAGGTTCTCGTACAGCGCGACTTACAGCAGCGTGTATGACGAAAGCATGCGCCGCCGCGTCTCGATTGCCGAAAAGCTTCGCAAACTGCCGCTCTCGTTCTTTGGCAAGAAGAATCTTTCGGACTTGACTTCGACCATCATGGACGACTGCAACGCACTCGAAATGATTTTCTCGCATGCAGTGCCGGAACTTTTCGCCGCCATCGGAAGTGTCACCATAATTGGCATTATGCTGTTCTGCTACAACTGGAAAATGTCTATCGCACTTTTCTGGGTGGTGCCTGCAGCAGCATTGCTCATTGCGCTTTCCAAGAAAATTCAGGACCGCTGGTTCGAAAATTCATATAACGCCCGCCGCATGATTATGGAAGACATCCAGGAAGGTCTCGAAAACGTGCAGGAAATCCGCTCGTATTCGGGCGAAGCCGCCTACCTCAACCATTTTGACAAAGACTGCATCAACTACGAAAAATCGCAGATGGATTCCGATATCAAGGTTGGCATGTTCCTGAATTCGGCGCAGGGCATTCTCAAGATGGGCCTTGCCACGGTGCTGATTACTGGCGCACGCCTTTGGACCAAGGGCGAAATTGACGTGTTTACTTACTTGGTGTTCATCGTCTGCGCGGCAACGGTCTACAATCCGGTTTACCTGGTGTTCAACAACCTCGCTGAACTGTTCTTTGTGAACGTGCGCCTGCGCCGGTTCCGCGAAATGGACCAGATGAAACCTCAAGATGGTGTAACCATATTCACTCCCCAGAATTACGATATCGAATTCAAGGACGTCGATTTCAATTACAACGAGAACAAGCAAGTCCTGAAAAAGGTTTCGTTCACGGCAAAGCAGGGCGAAATCACAGCACTTGTGGGCCCGAGCGGTAGCGGAAAGACGACTGCAGCAAAGCTCGCGGCACGTTTCTGGGACATTCAGGGCGGCACGATAACGCTCGGCGGGCAGGATATCAGCAAGATTGATCCCGAAACGCTCCTCATGAATTTCTCCATCGTCTTCCAGGACGTGGTGCTGTTCAACACGAGCATCAAGGACAACATCCGCATCGGCAAACGCAGCGCCAGCGACGAAGAAATCCTGAAGGTTGCAAAACTTGCGGGCTGCGACGATTTCGTGCAGAAGATGCCGCAGGGCTACGACACTGTCATCGGCGAAAACGGCGAAACGCTCTCGGGCGGTGAACGCCAACGCATCTCGATTGCGCGCGCCCTGTTGAAGGATGCGCCCATCATCTTGCTCGACGAAGCGACCGCAAGCCTCGATGTGGAAAACGAATCCAAGATCCAGCGCGGCATTTCGCAGCTGGTGAAGGGCAAAACAGTCATCATCATCGCGCACCGCATGCGCACCATCGCGAACGCCGACAAGGTCGTGGTGCTGCAAGACGGCCACATCGCCGAAACAGGCTCCCCCGCCGAACTCAAGGCGAAAGGCGGCCTGTTCAGCAAGATGCTCGAACTGCAGGAAGTAAACAGAAATGTGTAG
- a CDS encoding ZIP family metal transporter: protein MSQPIAQIAQGLAIPFLGTVLGAACVFFMKKQMGQNLKRGLLSFAAGVMVAASVWSLLLPAISASESMGKLAFIPATVGFWAGILFLYILDKITPHLHLGSATPEGPKAKLKRTTMLTLAVTLHNLPEGMAVGIVFAGWLSGNVAITLSGAFALAIGIAIQNFPEGAVVSLPLRAEGASRKKAFALGALSGAVEPVGALITLLAAEALSPFMPYLLSLAAGAMIYVVVEEMLPEVSEGEHFDAGTILFAVGFTLMMVLDSAL, encoded by the coding sequence ATGAGCCAACCAATTGCACAAATTGCCCAGGGTCTTGCCATCCCGTTCCTAGGGACGGTTCTCGGTGCCGCCTGCGTATTCTTTATGAAAAAGCAGATGGGGCAAAATCTCAAACGTGGTCTTTTGTCGTTTGCGGCGGGCGTCATGGTGGCGGCCTCCGTCTGGAGCCTACTTTTGCCCGCAATCAGCGCGAGCGAATCGATGGGCAAACTGGCTTTCATCCCGGCGACGGTCGGATTCTGGGCCGGCATCCTGTTCCTGTACATTTTGGATAAAATAACACCGCACTTGCATTTGGGTAGCGCCACGCCAGAAGGCCCCAAGGCAAAACTGAAGCGTACGACCATGCTTACGCTGGCGGTGACATTGCACAACTTGCCCGAGGGCATGGCTGTCGGTATCGTTTTCGCAGGCTGGCTTTCGGGGAATGTAGCCATCACGCTTTCGGGTGCGTTTGCGCTTGCCATAGGCATCGCCATTCAGAATTTCCCCGAAGGAGCGGTGGTTTCGCTCCCGCTCCGTGCCGAAGGGGCTTCCCGCAAGAAGGCTTTTGCCCTGGGCGCACTTTCCGGAGCCGTAGAACCTGTAGGCGCGTTAATCACGCTGCTTGCGGCTGAGGCGCTTTCGCCGTTTATGCCCTACCTGCTCTCGCTTGCGGCAGGAGCCATGATTTACGTGGTTGTAGAAGAAATGCTCCCCGAAGTCAGCGAAGGAGAGCATTTTGATGCCGGCACCATCCTTTTTGCCGTGGGTTTCACGCTCATGATGGTGCTCGACAGCGCGCTATAA
- a CDS encoding ABC transporter ATP-binding protein, with amino-acid sequence MGSRKPLFPLALILSALSAIAGLVPFLLMWQIVREVISGGDMTNIKIFDYSIGAVLASVASVLLYFAALACSHMVAFRLEGDLRRFAMKKLMSAPLGFFDKNPTGKLRKIIDDNAAITHTFIAHEMPDISGTILIPIVALVMMFVFDWRLGLASLVPIAYALFILGTLGRRGTKFMERYMQALEEMNSEAVEYVRGIPVVKVFQQTIFSFKSFYNSIVTYHKMVTAYSNNWKVPYCIYTILVNGFVLFLVPTAALIIGNDGDVKLTIVNMMIYVLVTPLFSQCVMRSMYLSNATNQAGIAVDRINDIARTKDLEVCENPVPMQKFDVEFRNVNFTYPDTDKQVLSDISLTVPAGHTVALVGPSGGGKSTIAKLLPRFFDVDSGEITIGGVPVKQIDPKELMKNVSFVFQNTRLFKMSILDNVRYGMPDATLEQVNKALDLAQCREIIDKLPGGIDTIIGSKGTYLSGGEQQRVVLARAILKNAPIVVLDEATAFADPENERLIQEALHKLAAGKTVLMIAHRLTSVVNADQIIVVEDGEIAERGTHNELLEKNGVYAKMWAEYQQSVTWTLDNSKDNEGGENV; translated from the coding sequence ATGGGATCGCGAAAACCGCTGTTCCCGCTAGCATTGATTCTCTCGGCATTGAGCGCCATCGCAGGGCTCGTGCCGTTTTTACTGATGTGGCAGATTGTCCGCGAGGTTATCTCTGGCGGCGACATGACGAACATCAAGATTTTCGACTATTCCATCGGAGCGGTTCTCGCCTCGGTCGCAAGCGTTTTGCTCTACTTTGCGGCCCTCGCCTGCTCGCACATGGTTGCATTCAGGCTCGAAGGCGACCTGCGTCGATTCGCCATGAAAAAGTTGATGTCAGCTCCGCTTGGATTTTTCGACAAGAACCCGACGGGCAAACTCCGCAAGATTATCGACGACAATGCTGCAATTACGCACACCTTCATCGCACACGAGATGCCCGATATATCGGGCACCATCCTGATTCCCATCGTGGCGCTTGTGATGATGTTCGTTTTCGATTGGCGACTCGGCCTTGCCTCTTTGGTGCCTATCGCATACGCCTTGTTCATTTTGGGTACCCTTGGCCGCAGGGGAACCAAGTTCATGGAACGCTACATGCAGGCCCTCGAAGAGATGAACTCCGAAGCGGTGGAATACGTGCGCGGGATTCCCGTAGTCAAGGTTTTCCAGCAGACGATTTTTTCGTTCAAGAGTTTCTACAACAGTATCGTGACTTACCACAAGATGGTCACAGCCTATTCCAACAACTGGAAGGTCCCTTACTGCATCTACACGATTCTCGTGAACGGATTCGTGCTGTTCCTGGTGCCGACGGCAGCGCTCATTATCGGTAACGACGGCGATGTAAAGCTCACCATCGTGAACATGATGATTTACGTGCTGGTAACACCACTGTTCTCGCAGTGCGTGATGCGCAGCATGTACCTGAGCAATGCCACGAACCAGGCGGGAATCGCGGTTGACCGTATCAACGATATCGCCCGCACCAAGGATTTGGAGGTTTGCGAAAATCCGGTGCCGATGCAAAAGTTCGATGTGGAATTCCGGAACGTGAACTTTACCTACCCTGATACCGACAAGCAGGTATTGAGCGATATTTCGCTCACAGTACCGGCTGGTCACACGGTAGCACTTGTCGGGCCTTCGGGCGGCGGCAAGAGTACGATTGCAAAACTCCTACCGCGCTTCTTTGACGTCGATAGCGGCGAAATTACTATTGGCGGTGTGCCCGTGAAGCAGATTGACCCGAAGGAGCTGATGAAGAACGTTTCGTTCGTGTTCCAGAATACTCGCCTTTTCAAGATGAGCATTTTGGATAACGTTCGCTATGGCATGCCCGACGCGACTCTCGAGCAGGTAAACAAGGCGCTCGACCTTGCGCAGTGTCGCGAAATCATCGACAAGTTGCCAGGCGGCATCGATACCATTATCGGGAGCAAGGGAACTTACCTTTCAGGTGGCGAGCAGCAGCGAGTGGTGCTTGCGCGCGCCATCTTGAAGAACGCCCCCATCGTGGTGCTCGACGAGGCGACCGCCTTTGCTGACCCAGAAAACGAACGCCTGATTCAAGAAGCATTGCACAAACTGGCCGCAGGCAAGACTGTGCTGATGATCGCCCACAGGCTTACAAGCGTGGTGAACGCAGACCAGATTATCGTTGTCGAAGATGGCGAAATCGCCGAACGCGGAACGCACAACGAATTACTTGAAAAGAACGGCGTTTACGCCAAGATGTGGGCCGAATACCAGCAGTCCGTCACATGGACCCTCGACAATTCAAAGGATAATGAAGGAGGCGAAAATGTATAA
- a CDS encoding RND family transporter — protein MKFRWLILLVTAIVTFLACLGLPQLQMTSSEEDWFDDWDKVKIDQAHFNEKFGSDDGYMVMVRADDVFAPEVLQAIDRLSRRLENEVPYADRVVSLTHNLSIPVANDEGFEVIDPFEGGVPNDPQELESKKRLILSRESLVNNIVSDDAKETWIILSLKSYEGGVDFGKDSIAPFAREVIYSDEFKSDKFEMLPTGMSYTEMEENEVISRECAVRIGFGFLVMLVCLILFVRSFRGVVVPAIATVGGIASVLGINAWLGVIGDESMVALPVLLGMALSAGYSIHYINSFRMHFRRTGNRRESVICAVEETGWPILFTVITTVASLLSFLFAGIRPIRWIGGISAGIVTMVYLYVIILIPILMSFGKNDKPDPTQVKSAGATKADILFEFFGRKVCRHSVVVAVISAAVMLLQIPGMMRIDVNMDYTETMGEKIPFVMRLKDMLSGKLGSLYDFNVMVEFENDDALKDPANMKRIEQLEQKLGTLQLTKISGDKPRVQSVTRLVKEMNRTLNADSIEYYKIPDAQDMLTQLLFLYEISDPDALFERMDENYKTTFIHIELAGYDANKIVEDLDSANAYAARIFPDAKVSVVGEVVNYAEMNGKLVGGLLRSFGGSFVIIAIMMILAFGSIKAGLIGMIPNVAPVLLIGGVMGYSGMPLDMITMIVMPMILGIAVDDTIHMNNHIKYGFERTGSYRHALLLSYREIGKTMGMTTFILCAMFFVFIFSPMGALHNVGLLSIVGLGAALIADYTLTTALVYLTKPYGKG, from the coding sequence GTGAAGTTTCGCTGGTTGATTCTGCTGGTAACGGCAATTGTGACCTTTTTGGCGTGTCTCGGGCTCCCGCAACTGCAGATGACGAGCAGCGAAGAGGACTGGTTTGACGACTGGGACAAGGTGAAAATCGACCAGGCGCACTTCAACGAAAAATTCGGCAGCGACGATGGCTACATGGTGATGGTCCGTGCCGACGACGTTTTTGCGCCGGAGGTGTTGCAGGCAATTGACAGGCTTTCGCGCAGGCTCGAAAACGAGGTGCCGTACGCCGACCGCGTTGTTTCACTGACGCACAATTTGTCGATTCCGGTTGCAAACGACGAAGGCTTCGAAGTCATCGACCCATTCGAGGGCGGCGTTCCCAATGACCCGCAAGAACTGGAATCGAAAAAGCGACTGATCCTTTCCCGCGAATCGCTCGTGAACAACATCGTCTCGGACGACGCGAAAGAAACATGGATTATCCTCTCGCTGAAATCTTACGAAGGCGGAGTCGATTTCGGCAAGGACAGCATTGCGCCTTTCGCCCGCGAGGTCATCTATTCCGACGAATTCAAGAGCGACAAGTTCGAGATGCTCCCGACGGGCATGAGCTACACAGAGATGGAAGAAAACGAGGTCATTTCGCGGGAATGCGCCGTGCGCATCGGTTTCGGATTCCTGGTGATGCTCGTATGCCTTATCTTGTTCGTAAGGTCTTTCCGCGGCGTGGTGGTGCCCGCGATTGCAACGGTCGGCGGCATCGCTTCGGTACTCGGCATCAATGCGTGGCTCGGCGTTATTGGCGACGAGAGCATGGTCGCGCTCCCGGTGCTTTTGGGCATGGCACTTTCAGCAGGCTATTCCATCCACTATATCAATTCATTCCGCATGCATTTTAGGCGCACGGGCAACCGCCGCGAATCCGTGATTTGCGCCGTCGAAGAAACGGGCTGGCCCATTCTCTTTACCGTCATCACCACGGTCGCATCGCTCCTTTCGTTCCTGTTCGCAGGCATCCGCCCCATCCGTTGGATTGGCGGGATTTCGGCGGGCATCGTCACGATGGTTTACTTGTACGTCATCATCTTGATTCCGATTCTCATGAGCTTCGGCAAGAATGATAAACCAGACCCGACGCAAGTAAAGTCGGCGGGGGCCACCAAGGCGGACATCCTCTTTGAATTCTTCGGGCGCAAGGTGTGCAGGCACAGCGTTGTTGTCGCAGTAATTTCGGCGGCGGTGATGTTGCTGCAAATTCCAGGAATGATGCGTATCGACGTGAATATGGATTACACTGAAACCATGGGCGAAAAGATTCCCTTCGTGATGCGGCTCAAGGACATGCTCAGCGGAAAACTCGGAAGCCTTTACGACTTCAACGTGATGGTGGAATTCGAGAACGACGATGCGCTCAAGGACCCCGCCAACATGAAACGCATCGAGCAACTCGAACAGAAACTCGGCACACTCCAACTCACCAAGATTTCGGGCGACAAGCCGCGCGTGCAATCGGTGACGCGCCTCGTGAAAGAGATGAACCGCACGCTGAACGCCGACAGTATCGAGTATTACAAGATTCCCGACGCGCAGGACATGCTCACGCAACTGCTGTTCCTGTACGAAATCTCGGACCCCGATGCGCTCTTTGAACGCATGGACGAAAATTACAAGACAACCTTCATTCACATAGAACTGGCCGGCTATGATGCCAACAAAATCGTCGAGGACCTGGATTCGGCAAACGCTTATGCCGCCCGCATTTTCCCCGATGCGAAAGTCTCCGTGGTGGGTGAAGTCGTGAACTACGCCGAAATGAATGGCAAGCTGGTCGGTGGGCTATTGCGCTCGTTCGGCGGGTCGTTCGTGATTATCGCCATCATGATGATTCTTGCGTTCGGGAGCATCAAGGCGGGCCTTATCGGGATGATTCCAAACGTCGCGCCCGTCCTCCTGATTGGCGGCGTCATGGGCTATTCGGGCATGCCGCTCGACATGATTACGATGATCGTGATGCCAATGATTTTGGGCATCGCTGTTGACGACACCATCCACATGAACAACCACATCAAATACGGCTTTGAACGCACAGGCAGTTACAGACACGCGCTACTGCTCTCTTACCGCGAAATCGGAAAGACCATGGGCATGACCACTTTCATCCTTTGCGCGATGTTCTTCGTATTCATCTTCAGCCCTATGGGCGCGCTCCACAACGTGGGCCTGCTCTCCATCGTGGGTCTTGGAGCCGCACTCATCGCCGACTACACGCTTACCACCGCCCTTGTGTACCTCACAAAACCGTACGGGAAAGGTTAA
- a CDS encoding AraC family transcriptional regulator, producing the protein MLNIKGIEWLHKVGCYHTTLERDPFLILEFCRKGRISWAGGALPCNQLNAGEMLVYDAWTSGALTRSADYCGDRILFYDESEKYIQDHFAGFSLDLRTLAQKMCRPGRPFIVHTKEEVARAFEKIENKPEKTQAEYGRLAILELLLTLKNLDTQREFACRECNLSSLQIEKIYCIRSFICENIDNHWTIDELSDKFDMPVTAMKLCFKNVFGLPVFTYARRERMKIAAKELRESDRGILEIAGEVGYNNGSKFAHAFQDVMGMTPKEYRKKYRMTNVA; encoded by the coding sequence ATGCTAAACATCAAAGGAATTGAATGGTTGCACAAAGTCGGGTGCTACCATACAACACTTGAAAGGGACCCGTTTCTCATTCTTGAATTTTGCCGGAAGGGGCGCATCAGTTGGGCGGGCGGAGCGCTCCCCTGCAATCAGCTGAATGCAGGAGAAATGCTGGTTTACGACGCCTGGACTTCGGGTGCGCTGACGCGTTCTGCCGATTACTGCGGTGACCGTATTTTATTCTACGATGAATCGGAAAAGTACATCCAGGATCATTTTGCGGGCTTTTCGCTTGACCTCAGGACTCTCGCGCAAAAAATGTGCCGTCCGGGACGCCCGTTTATCGTGCACACCAAGGAAGAGGTGGCACGCGCCTTCGAAAAAATCGAAAACAAGCCCGAAAAAACACAGGCGGAATACGGCAGGCTCGCCATTTTGGAGCTTTTGCTCACCCTAAAGAATCTGGATACGCAGCGCGAGTTCGCCTGCCGCGAATGCAACCTCTCTTCGCTCCAGATTGAAAAAATCTACTGCATTCGTTCGTTTATCTGCGAAAACATCGACAATCACTGGACTATCGACGAACTTTCAGACAAATTCGATATGCCGGTGACCGCGATGAAGCTTTGCTTCAAGAACGTGTTCGGATTGCCGGTATTTACCTACGCCCGCCGCGAGCGCATGAAAATCGCCGCCAAGGAACTCCGCGAAAGTGACCGCGGGATTCTCGAGATTGCAGGCGAAGTCGGTTACAATAACGGGAGCAAGTTTGCCCACGCCTTCCAAGATGTGATGGGCATGACCCCCAAGGAATACAGGAAAAAGTACAGGATGACAAACGTCGCATAA